From a single Osmerus mordax isolate fOsmMor3 chromosome 6, fOsmMor3.pri, whole genome shotgun sequence genomic region:
- the mtmr11 gene encoding myotubularin-related protein 11: MLTGSKTTFKVRQMVPDMKERMLSQSGLNTRGRDMFGLRCLPGECVLQRAVLVRKKLTPREGGGWLAGTLFCTHFRVAFVPQDGPKPDDNADPVLLGDHDVALASIDKVVAVGPSRTKLVTPNSSLKFTPEELVLYCRDLRVLCFLFDRLTPDTQAIEITYTIAKTYQPTKPGTVLSFQNAALGSVEMKQFLSNRRRDASMNWFECSSDWEQELERTGACGWRVSSVNDRFEMSTSLPRFNIVPQKVLDTELKKTFAHFNEGRIPRWCWRHPRGSDLLRMASFQNNIYHEKDDIRNLELILFGGQSLCVVVELGEEMPSPADIQLSHTRLRALCLGDISTSVSVPDDKWLSTLESTHWLDYTRCCLRKAAEVACLLRGGHLTVVLQEAEDRDMNCVVSSLVQVMCDPHSRTRAGFQGLVQKEWVMAGHRFYSRINYNRDSDKEEAPVFLLFLDCVWQLWSQYPSRFQLTSDFLLALHDSVHLPLFSSFLANCQRERCKRTQNLSQSYTLVNGWRDVLPRGSSQETSDPPLPPVWDWGLQYSSQRRARFTQPGSPPAPPPPILNGNLNTNPDAHRLGDTIPGSVFQLSRGSFSCPANLLPWRSGGGSGVYRKSHRRAPSSENLPGLERLLKAWALTEFSHSLPSTITTGPLDPFEPLLPLLLGPCVGVWRDCYLRGALHAQAFSHPISSNTHHPVEQLAWEVQQLQDKLTLASTAGENQPHKRPEPRRTDTNLNQNTNNGTFLFPASRPPGPATTRPVPPTSNHQTRGPPPSTAPQLRPGHRESSHKHTFLFGQPSDARPDQRYFPAPNNAKFPKSNGSSLGS, translated from the exons GAGAGGATGCTGAGTCAGAGTGGTCTTAATACTCGGGGTCGAGATATGTTTGGTCTACGCTGCCTaccag gAGAGTGTGTCCTCCAGCGGGCAGTGCTGGTGAGGAAGAAGCTGACGCCCAGGGAAGGGGGTGGCTGGTTGGCAGGCACGCTCTTTTGTACCCACTTTAGGGTGGCGTTTGTACCCCAGGATGGTCCCAAACCTGAC GACAACGCAGACCCAGTGCTTCTGGGAGATCACGATGTGGCTTTGGCCTCCATAGATAAAGTTGTAGCTG TGGGCCCATCCAGAACCAAACTTGTGACTCCAAACTCCTCACTAAAGTTCACACCGGAAGAGCTGGTGTTGTATTGTAGGGACCTTCGAgtcctctgcttcctgttcgACCGCCTTACCCCCGACACACAGGCTATAGAG ATAACCTACACCATTGCCAAGACCTACCAGCCTACAAAGCCAGGGACAGTCCTCTCCTTCCAGAATGCTGCCCTGGGGAGTGTTG AGATGAAGCAGTTTCTAAGCAACCGCAGGCGCGACGCCTCCATGAACTGGTTTGAGTGTTCGTCTGACTgggagcaggagctggagagaactGGGGCCTGTGGCTGGAGGGTCAGCTCCGTCAACGACCGCTTTGAGATGTCCACCAG TCTGCCAAGGTTTAACATAGTGCCTCAGAAGGTTCTAGACACTGAGCTAAAGAAGACCTTTGCACACTTCAACGAGGGACGCATACCT CGCTGGTGTTGGCGCCACCCTCGGGGAAGCGACCTGCTACGGATGGCCAGCTTCCAGAACAACATCTATCACGAGAAGGATGATATCAG GAACCTGGAGTTGATCCTGTTCGGTGgacagtctctgtgtgtggtggtggagctgggtGAAGAGATGCCTTCACCTGCAGACATCCAGCTGTCTCACACTCGCTTGCGTGCCCTGTGTCTGGGAG ACATCTCCacatctgtgtctgtgcctgatGACAAATGGCTGTCTACCCTGGAGAGCACTCATTGGCTGGACTACACCAG gtgCTGTCTGAGGAAAGCAGCCGAGGTGGCCTGCCTGCTCCGAGGCGGTCACCTGACCGTGGTGCTGCAAG AGGCGGAGGACCGGGACATGAACTGTGTGGTGTCCAGCCTGGTGCAGGTGATGTGCGACCCCCACAGCAGGACCAGGGCAGGCTTCCAGGGCCTGGTGCAGAAGGAGTGGGTCATGGCCGGACATCGTTTTTACAGCCGCATCAACTACAACCGGGACAGCGACAAGGAAGAG GCTCCAGTTTTCCTGCTATTTTTGGACTGTGTGTGGCAGCTGTGGTCTCAGTACCCCTCCCGCTTCCAGCTGACCAGTGACTTCTTGCTGGCCCTCCACGACAGCGTCCACCTGCCCCTCTTTAGCAGCTTCCTGGCCAACTGCCAGAGGGAGAGGTGCAAACGCACCCAG AACCTATCCCAGAGTTACACCCTCGTCAATGGCTGGAGAGACGTGCTTCCCAGAGGCTCTTCCCAGGAGACCTCagacccccctctgccccccgtgTGGGACTGGGGCCTTCAGTACAGCAGCCAAAGGCGGGCACGCTTCACCCAGCCTGGGTCCCCACCCGCACCGCCCCCGCCCATACTGAATGGCAACCTTAACACCAACCCAGATGCACACAGG CTCGGTGACACCATCCCAGGCTCTGTGTTCCAGCTCTCCAGAGGCTCCTTCTCCTGTCCTGCCAACCTGCTTCCCTGGCGTAGTGGAGGCGGCTCAGGTGTTTACCGGAAGAGCCACCGAAGAGCCCCCTCCTCTGAGAACCTGCCTGGCCTGGAGAGGCTGCTGAAGGCTTGGGCCCTCACAGAGTTCTCCCACAGTCTCCCCAGCACCATCACCACCGGGCCCCTGGACCCATTTGAGCCCCTGCTGCCTCTGCTCCTCGGACCCTGTGTTGGGGTGTGGAGAGACTGCTACCTCCGAGGGGCACTTCATGCACAG GCATTCTCCCACCCTATCTCTTCCAACACACATCACCCTGTAGAGCAGCTGGCCTGGGAGGTACAGCAACTCCAAGACAAGCTAACATTAGCCTCCACCGCCGGGGAGAACCAACCTCATAAGAGACCAGAGCCCCGAAGGACAGATACCAACCTCAACCAGAACACCAACAACGGCACATTCCTTTTTCCAGCCTCAAGACCGCCGGGCCCAGCCACGACCAGACCAGTGCCCCCAACTTCCAACCACCAGACCAGggggcctcctccctccacgGCCCCACAGTTGAGGCCTGGTCACAGGGAGAGCAGCCACAAGCACACCTTCCTCTTTGGTCAACCCTCAGACGCTCGCCCAGACCAACGCTACTTTCCTGCACCTAATAATGCCAAGTTTCCCAAGAGCAATGGATCTTCACTTGGTTCTTGA